TTTTGTTTCATCTAGAAATCCTAGCCATTGATTCCAAACTTGGTCATCTCTGGGCCTTAATTTGTTTTTTATAATTGGAGCTGTGATTGTTTACATGCGTCCCCCCCATgccaaaaattttataaaactgACGCACATCAACAATAAATTTAAATACTCTTATTTTAACGGATTAAACTTGTCTTCGACGAGTGTTTAAGTTTTTGAAGCTATCTTATTGTTCGCTCTTCACTGTTATCTCCTATAACTCCCTTTTGTACTTTTCCCTCTGGCCCACCTCCACCTCTATCACTCTCTTCAGCACTTTTCTCCACTGCCCTCATCATAATCTTCCTCTGTTGCTCCCTAGATTCGGTTTCTTTCCTGCAACTGTACTTCCTCACAATGCTTCTCTTTATCCAAACTAAGATTGAGAATTGTCTTTCTTACTCTCTGTTTCGAAGTCCAGAGTGGACCAAGGGCCTTGACAATTGTATAAACAATAACCTTTGTTTTATCTACAAATCCTAGCCATGCATTCCAAACTTGATCACATCTGGACCATTAATTATCTCCTGCAATTGGAGGTCTGACAGTTTATACCTGTCCTCCATGCCAAAAATTCTTATCAATCTGATGCAAGTTGACAATAACTTTTAAGTGCTCTTACTTTAACGGATTAAAACATATGCCTTCAAATAAGTGTTTAAGCATGTGAAAATATCCTTGTCTTCACACTTCACCTGTCATCTCCAACAACCCCCTTTTGTACTTTTCCCTCAACCCCACTGCCACCTTCTTCACTCTTTTGAGCAGCTTTCTCCCCTTCACTTGTCATAATCTACCTTTCTGTTCCTCCCCAAATTGTTTTCTGTCGTGCTTCCTCACAATGCTCTCTCCCAATTCAAACAAAGGCCTAAAACTGTAGCCTCTGAATACTTTCCTTTACCTCAGTGTACTGTACCTCACTTTATTAGCACTTCTGTGTCCAGAGAGGACCAAAAGCCTCAACAATTGCTTAAAcaaaatcttttcttttatcTACAACTTCTAGCTATCCATTCCAAGATTGATCATGTCTGGACCACTTATTGTCTCCTCCAATTGGAGATGTGATTGTTTACGCCCCTCCTCATGCCAAAAATTCTTATAGATCTGATGCAAATCAGTACTAACTTTAAATGCTTTTGCTTTAACGGATGATATCTTATGTGTCCCTCAAGTGTTTGAAGCCAGCATTTGAAACCATCCTTCTGTTCACACCTTTATCTTCAACAAccatcttttgtattttttccTCAATCCCATCTCCACCTCCTTTATTTACTAAAGCAGTTTTCTCCCTCGCCCAATTTTCCTGTCTTCCTCCCTAAATTTGGTTTCTTTGAGTCCCTTTGGAGGCACCTAGCAGAAAATATTTTCAGcatcccccccccccaaccatgccaaaaaaacagaaaaaaaaaaaagtccaaagCACCAATCAATCTGCCCCATTTCTGTGTTTGAGGATCATTCTGTGATTAAAAGAGCAGAAGTCAGAAACTTCATTCTGGTaagaattttccttttcttttcttatttttctaacCTTATACCAGAAAAAACTGTTACTGCTTTATCTTATATGTAGCTGCCTTCTTGCTTGCTTGTATCACAGTTGAAGTCTGCAACCATGTCTGCATATATTCCTCAGCTCTTCACCGAGGTGCTAATAAGGTTACCCCTGAAAGCTCTTGCACGATTTCAGTGTGTATTGAAATCATGGAAAGCTCAGATTGACAATTTGCAATTCGTCAAGATGCATTATGACAGAACAAAGGAGTCTGACTCGGCTGAAGTTTGTATTCTTGTTGGAGGTTCTAATTATGGCACTCATAAACTCTTCTCCATAAATGTACATGATATTCTTAGCTTTGATCTTGATGAAGTATGTGGAAGAGCTAAAAAAATCAAGATCTCCCATAAACTAAATCATGGTATTTATgaacttcatgatttttatggATGTCAAATCCTTGGATCATGTAATGGCCTAATATGTCTTGGTTTACTATTTGGAACTGCACCTCTAGCTCTGACCTTTGTGAATCCTTTAACTCGAAAGAAATGGGATTTACCGTGGTTCCCTATACATTACCCTGGAGGAACTAGTCATCATTATGGTTTTGGGTACAACGAAGTTACTGATGACTACATGTTGGTAGTTTTAACTGAAAATCCTTCTATAGAAGTCATGGTTTATAGCTTTAATTCAAATTCTTGGAAGGTTTTGGATTCACCATTTGAGGGTGCGACAACTTTTGATGATCAAGTTAGAGGTGTTTTCATTGGTAAGGCTTTGCATTGGGTTATGAGAGATTGGGATTCCATGGATGTTTTTGTTGTTGCCTTTGATCTCCAAACTGAGCATTCCATGCTATTACCTGAGCACCCTGGTGGTAGCATTCACTGGAATGTATGTTTAGGGAGTTCGGGTGGTTGTCTTTCTGCAGTTTTTATTGGTAGGTATCCAACTTATGTTGTTGATATGTGGGTGATGAGAAAGAATGCAGATGAGGATTCTTGGTTTAAGTATACTTTGAAGCTCCCAATTTGCAGACTGTATACTTCTGTTTTTCCCATTGCCTTGACCAAGGGTTATCACCATCATGTTCTTTTACAAATTATGTTTGATAGTTTCAATGAAGGCTCCAACTCTCTTCTCCTATACAACTTAAAGGGACGGTCTGCAACATTCCTCCGTAATCCTGTTGCACTTTCAACTTTGGCTGCATGTGTTTGTTCTGGGAGCCTCCTTCTGCCTTCTGGTGGTCGTGCAAGAAGAGGAAGCCTTCTTTCCGGTGGTCTTGGACCTTGTTGAGCAAAACTCAAAGCATGGAGAAAACCAATTTGCTTGATCCCACAGTAGGATCAGCAGGTGAAGGTTGACAGcaaatttcaaaaagaaaaatgtttcATGTAGTGTCTGCGGCATCTTGTTTGAGGATTCTGCTTATTAATTTTGCACAGTTTACTTCATGTATGATCAATAATGTAAACATGATTTTGGTTTTTGTGCTGGCCAATGGAGTATGATTCACTTTCTACGCTAATGTACAAATAATTCCTGTTACATAAAGATTTAGTTTTGACTGATGGGGCTCTAAAATTACTTTGGGTCCGAATATTCAGCCACAAACAGCTGCCAATGAGAAAACATTATCGTTGGGAAGATACAGGTTTATCCACTTGAG
This region of Coffea arabica cultivar ET-39 chromosome 3c, Coffea Arabica ET-39 HiFi, whole genome shotgun sequence genomic DNA includes:
- the LOC113733755 gene encoding F-box/kelch-repeat protein At3g06240-like; the protein is MSAYIPQLFTEVLIRLPLKALARFQCVLKSWKAQIDNLQFVKMHYDRTKESDSAEVCILVGGSNYGTHKLFSINVHDILSFDLDEVCGRAKKIKISHKLNHGIYELHDFYGCQILGSCNGLICLGLLFGTAPLALTFVNPLTRKKWDLPWFPIHYPGGTSHHYGFGYNEVTDDYMLVVLTENPSIEVMVYSFNSNSWKVLDSPFEGATTFDDQVRGVFIGKALHWVMRDWDSMDVFVVAFDLQTEHSMLLPEHPGGSIHWNVCLGSSGGCLSAVFIGRYPTYVVDMWVMRKNADEDSWFKYTLKLPICRLYTSVFPIALTKGYHHHVLLQIMFDSFNEGSNSLLLYNLKGRSATFLRNPVALSTLAACVCSGSLLLPSGGRARRGSLLSGGLGPC